A stretch of the Candidatus Limnocylindrales bacterium genome encodes the following:
- a CDS encoding penicillin-binding protein — translation MRSRNRFSLKLRVVAGICLLGGASIVGRMYDLTVRRGEELRATGEQEKCQDKVRMAYRGPVVDRNGVVLATTVAASMVSRESRYVYDPSHAPLMAPLLGQDVKALDKLLREGRGFKWISKGVDEDTATAIRNLNIKGIGIQASQERSYPQGATAAHIIGFAGRDSVGLEGIEKLFDTEIRGEPITAHVCMDIHGGVFLNTSEDTGMNRGATVHLTLDATLQSIAEAELNKQVAEHHATAGAVVMLDPKTGEILALANAPTFDPNDVDASPVSARRNRIVTDLFEPGSTMKPFVVAAAMDAGIIQFEDKFFCENGRFKVEGWHKPIRDHHAYGWLSTTDVIRVSSNICSAKIGMMLGPRRLYDYLVAFGFDRPTGIEMPGERKGLVLPPEKWRAIHTTTISFGQGISVTALQLATAYAAIANDGVRMQPRIVRKVTDQYGSVMKYFPLQEERRVVSAEVARQMRTMMSTVVSAQGTAARAQIEGVSAAGKTGTAQKAERGGYSADRWLASFAGFLPVEEPRAVIVVMIDEPKGTVHYGGLIAAPVFKAIAESSLDYLGIERELPAPTDELDKLFESGDEQIFEASSAPTSTIPQGSGRMPDVRGMPLRSAMRALADCNCEVRVEGHGFVVASEPAAGDALPPATPVSLKLSGTL, via the coding sequence ATGCGAAGCCGTAACCGTTTCAGCCTCAAGCTGCGGGTGGTCGCCGGCATCTGTCTGCTCGGCGGCGCCAGCATCGTCGGGCGCATGTACGACCTGACCGTCCGGCGCGGCGAGGAGCTGCGTGCGACCGGCGAGCAGGAGAAGTGCCAGGACAAGGTCCGCATGGCCTATCGCGGGCCGGTCGTCGACCGCAACGGGGTCGTGCTCGCCACCACGGTGGCAGCCTCGATGGTCTCGCGCGAAAGCCGCTACGTCTACGACCCTTCGCACGCGCCCCTGATGGCGCCGCTGCTCGGCCAGGACGTCAAGGCGCTCGACAAGCTCCTTCGCGAGGGAAGAGGCTTCAAATGGATCTCCAAGGGAGTCGACGAGGACACGGCCACCGCCATCCGCAACCTCAACATCAAGGGCATCGGCATCCAGGCCAGCCAGGAGCGCAGTTATCCGCAGGGCGCCACCGCCGCCCACATCATCGGCTTTGCTGGTCGTGACTCGGTAGGCCTCGAGGGCATCGAGAAGCTCTTCGACACCGAGATCCGCGGCGAACCGATCACCGCCCACGTGTGCATGGACATCCATGGCGGCGTCTTCCTCAACACGAGCGAAGACACCGGCATGAATCGCGGCGCCACGGTGCACCTGACGCTGGATGCCACGCTGCAGAGCATCGCCGAGGCCGAGCTCAACAAGCAGGTGGCCGAGCATCACGCCACAGCCGGCGCGGTGGTGATGCTGGATCCGAAGACGGGCGAGATCCTGGCGCTGGCCAACGCGCCCACGTTCGATCCGAACGACGTCGATGCCAGCCCGGTCTCGGCGCGCCGCAACCGCATCGTCACCGACCTGTTCGAGCCGGGGTCGACGATGAAGCCGTTCGTGGTCGCGGCGGCAATGGACGCGGGCATCATCCAGTTCGAAGACAAATTCTTCTGCGAGAACGGCCGCTTCAAGGTCGAAGGCTGGCACAAGCCGATCCGCGATCATCACGCCTACGGCTGGCTCAGCACCACCGACGTCATCCGCGTCTCCAGCAACATCTGCTCGGCCAAGATCGGCATGATGCTGGGCCCGCGCCGCCTCTACGATTACCTGGTCGCCTTCGGCTTCGATCGTCCAACCGGCATCGAGATGCCCGGCGAGCGCAAGGGCCTGGTGCTGCCGCCCGAGAAGTGGCGCGCCATCCACACCACCACCATCAGCTTCGGCCAGGGCATCAGCGTCACCGCGCTGCAGCTGGCGACCGCCTACGCGGCCATCGCCAACGACGGCGTGCGCATGCAGCCGCGCATCGTGCGCAAGGTCACCGATCAGTACGGATCGGTCATGAAGTACTTTCCGCTCCAGGAGGAGCGGCGGGTGGTCAGCGCCGAGGTCGCGCGGCAGATGCGCACGATGATGTCGACGGTGGTCAGCGCCCAGGGCACGGCGGCGCGCGCCCAGATCGAAGGCGTCTCGGCTGCGGGCAAGACCGGTACTGCGCAGAAGGCCGAGCGCGGCGGCTACAGCGCTGACCGGTGGCTCGCCTCGTTCGCGGGGTTCTTGCCCGTCGAAGAACCTCGTGCCGTGATCGTCGTGATGATCGACGAACCAAAAGGGACCGTCCACTACGGCGGATTGATCGCCGCTCCCGTCTTCAAGGCCATCGCCGAGTCGAGCCTCGACTACCTGGGAATCGAGCGCGAGCTGCCCGCTCCCACCGACGAGCTCGACAAGCTGTTCGAGAGCGGCGACGAGCAGATCTTCGAAGCGTCTTCGGCGCCAACCTCCACGATTCCTCAGGGCAGCGGCCGCATGCCCGATGTGCGCGGCATGCCGCTGCGCTCGGCAATGCGCGCGCTTGCCGACTGCAACTGCGAGGTGCGCGTGGAAGGCCACGGCTTCGTCGTCGCCAGCGAGCCGGCCGCCGGCGACGCGCTTCCGCCCGCAACACCCGTGTCGTTGAAGCTTTCCGGAACGCTATGA
- the rsmH gene encoding 16S rRNA (cytosine(1402)-N(4))-methyltransferase RsmH gives MSEEKKSRLAHSPTDSGGDRDRLGRHLPVMADEIVSAIAAGPGGRYVDATVGEGGMSERLLEASSPDGMVVAVDWDEDALALSRARLARFGDRVRFVRDSFANLRDILPSVGWNGGADGIIVDLGVSTLQLGKDVRGFSFQVDDAPLDMRMDQRGPVTAADLVNELEETELADTIYRYGEEHASRRIARTIVARRRNGPLRTTGDLRAAVRAAGVKSRPGHDPATRTFQALRIAVNRELEQLESLLDRGWELLSPGGRLAFLTYHSLEDRIVKQAFAKWSSSCLCPPRQPMCNCGWTARGRMVTRGKQKPSEEEVAHNPRARSAGLRVIERLAPTAQPQPDMHVKDADR, from the coding sequence TGCCGGTGATGGCGGACGAGATCGTGTCGGCGATCGCAGCTGGGCCGGGAGGTCGCTACGTGGACGCGACCGTCGGTGAGGGCGGTATGAGTGAACGGCTGCTGGAGGCCTCATCGCCCGATGGAATGGTGGTGGCGGTGGATTGGGACGAGGACGCGCTGGCGCTCTCGCGCGCCCGCCTCGCCCGCTTCGGTGACCGCGTCCGCTTCGTCCGCGATTCCTTCGCCAATCTGCGCGACATTCTTCCTTCGGTGGGCTGGAACGGCGGCGCCGACGGCATCATCGTCGACCTCGGCGTCTCCACGCTGCAACTGGGCAAGGACGTTCGCGGCTTCTCGTTCCAGGTCGACGACGCGCCGCTGGACATGCGCATGGACCAGCGCGGACCCGTCACCGCCGCCGATCTCGTCAACGAACTCGAAGAAACCGAGCTGGCCGACACCATCTATCGCTACGGCGAGGAGCACGCCTCGCGCCGTATCGCGCGCACCATCGTGGCGCGGCGACGAAACGGCCCGCTGCGAACTACCGGCGACCTGCGCGCGGCCGTGCGCGCCGCCGGCGTCAAGAGCCGGCCGGGACACGATCCGGCCACGCGAACCTTTCAAGCGCTGCGAATCGCGGTCAACCGCGAGCTCGAGCAGCTCGAGTCGCTGCTCGACCGCGGCTGGGAGCTGCTCTCGCCGGGCGGTCGCCTCGCGTTTCTGACCTACCACTCGCTGGAGGACCGGATCGTCAAGCAGGCTTTCGCCAAATGGTCGTCGAGCTGTCTGTGCCCGCCGCGCCAGCCCATGTGCAACTGCGGATGGACGGCCAGGGGCCGCATGGTCACTCGCGGCAAGCAGAAGCCGAGCGAAGAGGAGGTTGCACACAACCCGCGCGCGCGAAGCGCGGGCCTCCGTGTCATAGAGAGGCTCGCGCCAACGGCGCAGCCGCAGCCGGACATGCACGTGAAGGACGCCGACCGATGA